The Streptomyces sp. NBC_01454 genome includes a window with the following:
- the dndC gene encoding DNA phosphorothioation system sulfurtransferase DndC, whose product MGRWLRGILDEIRELYRADSVPWVIGYSGGKDSTLCVMLVWMALVGLPAAERTKVVHVISTDTGVENPVVAAWVDASLASMRRAAAEQGLPIEAHRLTPAVEDSFWVCLIGRGYAAPRPKFRWCTERLKIRPSNAFIRAVVAEHGETILVLGTRKAESGTRARAMARHERRRVRDRLSPNASLPNSLVYSPIEDLSNDEVWSLLMQYENPWGHTNKDLLTMYQGASPDAECPLVVDSTTPSCGDSRFGCWTCTLVSQDKSMQAMISNDVEKEWMLPLLELRNALDVDDDRDLRDFRRMSGRLHLFKGRLVHGAYLQQAREEWLRRLLEAQTWIRANGPQYVRELTLITMEELRAIRHEWVYVKHEIEDSLPGVYEAATGEPYPDPPQEAAFVDGAEMISVLREVCGDDEQQFLMTRELLGVERRFRTMTRRAGLFGELEKVVRKYAFDDEEDALSFALAREERIAEARGLPQPDTSPPEQPELASGADADARREAEKLAADLRAVGLVPVERRGDEP is encoded by the coding sequence ATGGGGCGGTGGCTCCGCGGCATCCTCGACGAGATCCGTGAGCTGTACCGCGCCGACTCCGTGCCGTGGGTCATCGGCTACAGCGGCGGCAAGGATTCCACGCTGTGCGTGATGCTCGTGTGGATGGCGCTCGTCGGCCTGCCTGCTGCCGAACGCACCAAGGTCGTCCACGTCATCAGCACGGATACCGGTGTGGAGAATCCCGTCGTCGCGGCTTGGGTTGACGCGTCGCTGGCCTCTATGCGCCGAGCGGCCGCGGAGCAGGGCCTGCCCATTGAGGCTCACCGGCTCACACCCGCGGTGGAGGACTCCTTCTGGGTGTGCCTCATCGGCCGCGGCTACGCGGCCCCGCGGCCGAAGTTCCGGTGGTGCACGGAGCGCTTGAAGATCAGGCCGTCGAACGCGTTCATCCGGGCGGTGGTGGCCGAGCACGGCGAGACCATCCTGGTCCTGGGCACCCGCAAGGCCGAGTCGGGGACGAGGGCGCGGGCCATGGCGCGCCACGAGCGGCGGCGGGTGCGGGACCGTCTCAGCCCCAACGCCTCTCTGCCCAACTCGCTGGTGTACTCGCCCATTGAGGATCTGAGCAACGACGAGGTGTGGTCGCTGCTCATGCAGTATGAGAACCCCTGGGGGCACACCAACAAGGACTTGCTCACGATGTACCAGGGAGCCTCGCCGGACGCCGAGTGCCCGCTGGTCGTCGACTCGACGACACCGTCGTGCGGCGACAGCAGGTTCGGCTGCTGGACCTGCACCTTGGTCTCTCAGGACAAGTCCATGCAGGCCATGATCAGCAACGACGTGGAGAAGGAGTGGATGCTGCCCCTCCTGGAGCTGCGCAACGCCCTGGACGTCGACGACGACCGGGATCTGCGGGACTTCCGGCGGATGAGCGGCAGGCTGCACCTGTTCAAGGGGCGCCTCGTACACGGCGCCTACCTGCAGCAGGCCCGGGAGGAGTGGCTGCGCCGGCTCCTGGAGGCCCAGACCTGGATCAGGGCCAACGGACCGCAGTACGTTCGCGAGCTGACCTTGATCACCATGGAGGAGCTGCGCGCCATCCGGCACGAGTGGGTCTATGTGAAGCACGAGATCGAGGACTCGCTGCCCGGCGTCTACGAGGCCGCCACCGGCGAGCCGTATCCCGACCCGCCCCAGGAGGCCGCTTTCGTCGACGGGGCGGAGATGATCAGTGTCCTGCGCGAGGTCTGCGGTGACGACGAGCAGCAGTTCCTCATGACCCGCGAACTGCTCGGCGTGGAGCGGCGTTTCCGGACGATGACCCGCCGCGCCGGGCTCTTCGGCGAGCTGGAGAAGGTCGTTCGCAAGTACGCGTTCGACGATGAGGAGGACGCGCTCAGCTTCGCGCTCGCGCGTGAGGAGAGGATCGCCGAGGCACGGGGCCTGCCTCAGCCCGACACCAGCCCGCCCGAACAGCCGGAACTCGCCTCCGGGGCGGACGCGGATGCCCGCCGGGAGGCGGAGAAGCTCGCCGCAGACCTGCGTGCGGTCGGGCTGGTCCCCGTTGAACGCCGCGGCGATGAGCCGTGA
- a CDS encoding HU family DNA-binding protein has protein sequence MNRSELVAALADRAEVTRKDADAVLAALAETVGDIVAKGDEKVTIPGFLTFERTHRAARTARNPQTGDPIDIPAGYSVKVSAGSKLKEAAKGA, from the coding sequence ATGAACCGCAGTGAGCTGGTGGCCGCCCTGGCCGACCGAGCCGAGGTGACCCGCAAGGACGCCGACGCCGTTCTGGCCGCTCTCGCCGAGACCGTCGGCGACATCGTCGCCAAGGGCGACGAGAAGGTCACCATCCCCGGCTTCCTGACCTTCGAGCGCACCCACCGTGCCGCTCGCACCGCGCGCAACCCGCAGACCGGCGACCCGATCGACATCCCCGCCGGCTACAGCGTGAAGGTCTCCGCGGGCAGCAAGCTCAAGGAAGCCGCCAAGGGCGCGTAA
- a CDS encoding AfsR/SARP family transcriptional regulator, translated as MNRAPTLPYTEPLIARRPLGGSTARHTQHAVQRLLEQAEYLDLNSPIATLTRWRAAALVVIRSICGPHDIAWQILRPEATWFPATMVEASKQELAFAEGWAITLGVLEGLLPTLMEAEPGPETPEAESAGQQDELDDWPAIPFPRPSSGLNLVLLGAPKVRGAQGPVESKRRSRLTEYAIWLYLNPGSDRHALDAALWPGQRVRADSRNTAMSRLRAWLGSDHFPTWSQETGYALTSLVTSDWGQFKELAARGENDGSQAGTRNLRAALELVNGPPFADVIGLDWYAWAEPYASEMSESIVGVARRLTHRYLEGGDLPGARWSVRRGYQALPGGLQQFQVAAEAVREPYSEPDGLRHLADQLTHMPVPLTRRHVQSQLG; from the coding sequence ATGAACAGGGCCCCCACCCTTCCCTATACCGAGCCCCTCATTGCCCGCCGTCCCCTCGGAGGAAGTACAGCGCGGCATACCCAGCACGCCGTACAGCGCCTCCTGGAGCAAGCCGAGTACCTCGACCTCAACAGCCCGATAGCTACGCTCACACGCTGGCGCGCCGCTGCCCTGGTCGTCATCCGGTCAATCTGCGGGCCCCATGACATCGCGTGGCAGATACTGCGTCCCGAGGCAACCTGGTTCCCCGCCACCATGGTCGAAGCAAGCAAGCAAGAGCTGGCGTTCGCCGAGGGATGGGCCATCACGCTCGGCGTGCTGGAGGGCCTGCTCCCCACATTGATGGAGGCGGAACCCGGCCCGGAAACACCGGAGGCGGAGTCGGCCGGCCAGCAGGACGAACTCGATGACTGGCCGGCGATTCCCTTTCCCCGGCCGTCGAGCGGTCTCAATCTCGTGCTGCTGGGGGCCCCGAAGGTCCGTGGTGCGCAAGGGCCGGTCGAGTCCAAGCGCCGCTCGCGGCTCACGGAGTACGCCATCTGGTTGTACCTGAACCCCGGGAGCGACCGTCACGCCCTGGACGCGGCCCTGTGGCCTGGGCAGCGGGTTCGCGCTGACAGCCGCAACACTGCCATGAGCCGCCTGCGGGCCTGGCTCGGCTCCGATCACTTTCCGACGTGGAGTCAGGAGACCGGGTACGCACTGACCTCCTTGGTCACCAGTGACTGGGGGCAGTTCAAGGAGCTCGCCGCCCGCGGCGAGAACGACGGCTCCCAGGCCGGTACACGCAATCTGCGCGCAGCCCTGGAACTCGTCAACGGGCCGCCGTTCGCCGACGTCATCGGCCTGGATTGGTATGCGTGGGCTGAGCCGTACGCCAGCGAGATGTCCGAGTCCATCGTGGGCGTCGCCCGCCGGTTGACGCACCGCTACCTGGAAGGAGGCGACCTGCCGGGTGCCCGGTGGTCGGTCCGGCGTGGTTACCAGGCTCTGCCCGGCGGTCTGCAGCAGTTTCAGGTCGCGGCTGAAGCCGTCAGGGAGCCGTACTCCGAACCCGACGGCCTTCGTCACCTGGCCGACCAGCTGACTCACATGCCCGTGCCTCTCACACGGAGGCACGTTCAGTCACAACTTGGCTGA
- a CDS encoding endonuclease/exonuclease/phosphatase family protein: METAVAVCFTSYNLLDFTGPDDRTASLRQALAEAQPDVLAVQEIVDDTAAGAGRLLHQLADSLGLLCTVDARGTTAIASGQHRYHVGLLWRPGITSLPGTWSASQAGDFHHALARLQLDLGAREPVTFASYHADPFRPARRFDEAHRIVAALTRPPGPAVIGGDFNSVSADRTAQGDYYDPYADQEWYADLLYQVEWNAHPDAPHRADRSPAEVLRRGGLLDAAATLDCPWQPTTGHWPVGDPFGPRRIDMIRTTRHLLPALAGYRVLRTHAALNGSDHLPVSIDLEPAMISSRSVDRTPRSRRPAPVRNYGETSTPQAPTRASRAR, encoded by the coding sequence ATGGAGACAGCAGTGGCCGTCTGTTTCACCAGCTACAACCTGCTCGACTTCACGGGCCCCGACGATCGCACCGCTTCCCTGCGGCAGGCGCTCGCCGAGGCGCAGCCCGACGTGCTGGCGGTCCAGGAGATCGTGGACGACACCGCCGCCGGCGCGGGACGGCTCCTGCACCAACTCGCCGACTCCCTCGGCCTGCTGTGTACCGTTGACGCCCGAGGAACCACCGCCATCGCCTCAGGCCAGCACCGCTACCACGTCGGGCTCCTCTGGCGCCCGGGGATCACCTCGCTCCCCGGCACCTGGAGTGCCTCCCAGGCCGGCGACTTCCATCACGCACTGGCGCGCCTGCAACTGGACCTCGGAGCCCGCGAACCGGTCACGTTCGCCAGCTACCACGCAGACCCCTTCCGGCCCGCCCGGCGATTCGACGAGGCTCACCGTATTGTCGCCGCTCTGACGCGCCCGCCGGGGCCTGCTGTGATCGGAGGCGACTTCAATAGCGTTTCGGCCGACCGGACAGCACAGGGCGACTACTACGACCCCTACGCTGACCAGGAGTGGTACGCCGATCTCCTCTACCAGGTCGAGTGGAACGCCCATCCCGACGCACCACACCGCGCCGACCGGAGCCCCGCAGAGGTCCTGCGCCGCGGCGGACTCCTGGACGCGGCGGCCACCCTCGACTGCCCGTGGCAGCCCACGACCGGTCACTGGCCCGTCGGAGACCCCTTCGGGCCGCGGCGCATCGACATGATCCGTACGACCCGGCACCTGCTGCCCGCTCTCGCCGGCTACCGAGTCCTGCGCACCCACGCGGCGTTGAACGGCTCCGACCATCTGCCGGTCAGCATCGACCTGGAACCCGCGATGATCTCCAGCCGTTCTGTCGACAGGACCCCGCGCTCCCGGCGCCCCGCCCCCGTCCGGAACTACGGCGAGACGTCAACGCCGCAGGCCCCCACGCGCGCATCACGGGCCCGCTGA